From the Phyllopteryx taeniolatus isolate TA_2022b chromosome 16, UOR_Ptae_1.2, whole genome shotgun sequence genome, one window contains:
- the prl gene encoding prolactin isoform X2: protein MLRRRCNGRKPFIAVLYMVAVCSGVPVSDLLDRASQHSDKLHSLSTTLTHELESELLSLARSLLRAWVDPLVLLSSSADTLPHPSQSKIISKIHELQEHSNNLGDGLNVLSGKMEPAAQSVSSLPYRGGNDMGQDKISKLIRFQFLLSCFRRDSHKIDSFLKVLRCRAAKTQPHLC, encoded by the exons ATGCTGCGCAGAAGATGCAACGGCAGGAAACCTTTCATCGCAG TGTTGTATATGGTGGCGGTTTGCAGCGGCGTCCCCGTCAGCGACCTGCTGGACCGAGCCTCTCAGCACTCGGACAAACTCCACTCGCTCAGCACAACGCTCACCCACGAGCTG GAGTCAGAGCTGCTCTCGTTGGCTCGTTCCTTGCTCCGAGCCTGGGTGGACCCGCTGGTGCTCCTGTCCTcttctgccgacacgctgccTCACCCGTCTCAGAGCAAAATAATCAGCAAGATCCACGAGTTGCAGGAACATTCCAACAACCTGGGAGACGGCCTGAACGTACTATCCGGCAAG ATGGAGCCGGCGGCTCAGAGCGTCTCGTCTCTGCCTTACAGAGGAGGCAATGACATGGGGCAGGACAAAATATCCAAACTCATCAGATTCCAGTTCCTCTTGTCCTGCTTTCGCCGGGATTCCCACAAGATCGACAGCTTTTTGAAAGTCCTCCGTTGCCGCGCGGCAAAAACGCAACCTCACTTGTGCTAA
- the prl gene encoding prolactin isoform X1 — protein MLRRRCNGRKPFIAVLYMVAVCSGVPVSDLLDRASQHSDKLHSLSTTLTHELDSHFPPIGRMIMPRPSVCHTSSLQTPSDKEQALQVSESELLSLARSLLRAWVDPLVLLSSSADTLPHPSQSKIISKIHELQEHSNNLGDGLNVLSGKMEPAAQSVSSLPYRGGNDMGQDKISKLIRFQFLLSCFRRDSHKIDSFLKVLRCRAAKTQPHLC, from the exons ATGCTGCGCAGAAGATGCAACGGCAGGAAACCTTTCATCGCAG TGTTGTATATGGTGGCGGTTTGCAGCGGCGTCCCCGTCAGCGACCTGCTGGACCGAGCCTCTCAGCACTCGGACAAACTCCACTCGCTCAGCACAACGCTCACCCACGAGCTG GACTCTCACTTCCCTCCTATCGGCCGAATGATCATGCCCCGGCCTTCGGTGTGCCACACGTCCTCATTGCAGACACCCAGTGACAAAGAGCAAGCGCTTCAAGTGTCC GAGTCAGAGCTGCTCTCGTTGGCTCGTTCCTTGCTCCGAGCCTGGGTGGACCCGCTGGTGCTCCTGTCCTcttctgccgacacgctgccTCACCCGTCTCAGAGCAAAATAATCAGCAAGATCCACGAGTTGCAGGAACATTCCAACAACCTGGGAGACGGCCTGAACGTACTATCCGGCAAG ATGGAGCCGGCGGCTCAGAGCGTCTCGTCTCTGCCTTACAGAGGAGGCAATGACATGGGGCAGGACAAAATATCCAAACTCATCAGATTCCAGTTCCTCTTGTCCTGCTTTCGCCGGGATTCCCACAAGATCGACAGCTTTTTGAAAGTCCTCCGTTGCCGCGCGGCAAAAACGCAACCTCACTTGTGCTAA